GTCCAGCACGGGCGGCAGGGTCCTGCCGTCCGCGGACCAGCCGCCGCCGTTCTTCACGAAGAACCTGGCCTGCGCGAGGGCGTCGCGATCGGGCCGGGCGAAGTGGTAGGCGCCGCGGATGATCCCGTTCTCGTAGGAACGAATGTAGTTCCGATCGAAGGTGTCGTCGGTGTAGTAGGTGCCCTCGGTGGCCTTCATGTACGCGAACCGGATTCCGCTGCTGCGTACCGCCGACCAGTTGATCGTGCCTTGCCAGTGGCTGACGTCGATACCCTGTGGGCCGCTGGGGGCCAGCGCCCTGAGCCCTCCTTCCGGCAGGCCCTCGTGCTGCTCGATGCCGACGCCCATGTAGGCCTGGCCGGGCTCGATCGCGGGTTTGTCGGCCGCGGCGGAGCCTGCCGTGCCCGCCAGCACCAGCGGCACGGCGAACACGCCTGCCACGAGTGTGCGGGTGAGCCTGCCGAACAGTCTGTGCCGGAACGGGCTTGCTGACGACGATGACATGATCTTTCCTCCTTCGGGCCGCCCGCGGCTGCCCGCGGGCGAAGCAGGGGTCCCGATGCAGAGGTAAAGTAAGTTCTCAACGGCTTAGCAGCCAACAGCGTTAGAGAATTGCAAAGCAATTTAGCTATTTTTTGGCCTTCGCTACGTCGTTTGGCCTATACGATTGGCCCGTGCGGCCCTTTCTCTACGCTATCTCCGAAGAAAAAGGATCACCGATTGCGCACGGCCGGACGGCCGCCTGCCGCGCCCGGAACGGACCCGGCCCGCGGCCGCGGTGCCCGCGGCACGGAGCGGCGCACCGGCCGCCCGACTATGATCTCCCGGGATCTTCCTGGGCCGGTGCTGGGAGGTGAGGATGTCCGGCAGCGTTGGTCCGCGCCGCGCGCGCGATCCGCTTCCCGCGGAGATGACGACCTATATCGGCCGCCGGACCGAGCTGATCGAGGCGCGGCGGCTGCTCGGTACGGCATCCCTGGTGACCCTGACCGGGCCTGGCGGGGTAGGCAAGACGAGGCTGGCGCTGCAGGTCGCCGCGGCCGCACGGGCCTCCTTCGACGAGGACGTGGTGTTCGTCGGGCTGGCCGAGTTGCGCGAGCCGGAGCTGCTGGTGAACACCGTCGCCGACCATCTCGGGCTGGGCGACCGCTCGGCGCGTCCACCGATCGACCTGCTGGTGGAGCACCTGCGCGCCCGCAGGCTGCTGCTGGTGCTGGACAACTGCGAGCATCTGGTCGAGGCATGCGCGCGGCTGGCGGCCACCCTGCTCACCGACTGCCCCGAACTGGTGCTGCTGGCGACCAGCCGACAGTCGCTGGGGGTGGCGGGGGAACGGATCCTGCCGGTGTCCCCGCTGGCCGTTCCCGAGCCCGGCGAGTCGACCGCGGGGCTGGAACAGTACGAGGGGGTCCAGCTGCTGGTGGACCGGGCCACCGCGGTGGTGCCCTCGTTCGCGATCACCGAGAAGAA
The sequence above is drawn from the Amycolatopsis aidingensis genome and encodes:
- a CDS encoding lysozyme, with product MSSSSASPFRHRLFGRLTRTLVAGVFAVPLVLAGTAGSAAADKPAIEPGQAYMGVGIEQHEGLPEGGLRALAPSGPQGIDVSHWQGTINWSAVRSSGIRFAYMKATEGTYYTDDTFDRNYIRSYENGIIRGAYHFARPDRDALAQARFFVKNGGGWSADGRTLPPVLDIEYNPYGSVCYGQNHTGMVRWVRTFSNEVERLTGRYPVIYTTTDWWRRCTGDSGAFNTTNPLWIARWASSPDPLPNWPFYTIWQYTATGRVSGVSGDVDRNVFNGSMSRLEAFAKCSHSNPC